The nucleotide window TTAGATGAAGCCATAGCGTTGATAAAACAACAGAAAAAGGCAGATGCACCTATATATATGTATAAGGAAAAACCGGTGACAAAGGGTAAGGGACGTTTCGGGCCATTTATTAAATGGAACAATATGTTTATAAATGTCAATAAAAAGTATGATTGGGATAATCTTTCAGATGATGACATTGTAACTTTGATCGAAGATAAAATTCAAAAAGATATTGATAAGGTAGTTCACCATTGGGAGAAGGAAGGTATAAAAGTTGAAAAAGCAAGATGGGGCCGACACACAATTATAAAAGGTAGAACCAAGGTAGAATTGCCAAAAACGGTAAATGCGGAAAAATTAACATTAGAAGAAGCACAAACTTACTTAGATGCCGCATCCAAAAAATCCTCTAAAACTTCCACCAAAAAGAAAAAAGCATGACATTCAATTTCCTTTCACCTGTTTCAGACGAAGTTCTCGCACATAAAGAGCTACTGTCCGAACAGGCCTTGGGGAATTATATTCATATACATTCCAAACAAGAAGGTATTCCTGAATTAAACGAGATTAAGCTTGCCATCATAGGAGTTTCGGAAAGTCGTAATGATGTTAATTATTTAGGGGAGGCGCCTAAGTTTACCAATGTAAGAAAGGCTTTGTATTCTTTATTTCCTGGAAATTGGCATTTAAAAATTGCCGATTTGGGAGACCTTAATCAAGGAGATACTGTAGAAGATACTTATTTTGCTTTAAAGACAATCATTGGTGTTCTTTTAGAGAGGAAGGTTATACCTATCATTATTGGTGGCAGTCAGGATTTAACATATGCAGTATATAGGGCTTATGACTCTTACCATCCAATGGTTAATATAGTAAATGTAGATTGCAATTTCGATTTGGGTGATTCAGAGCAGCCAATTAAAAATAATAAGTATGTAGGTAAGATAATTGTTGAGCAACCTTACAATCTTTTTAATTACTCCACTGTGGGGTATCAGACCTATTTCAATTCCCAGGAAGAAATAGATCTTATGGAAAAGCTTTATTTTGAAGCTTATCGCCTGGGAGAAATTAATAATCAAATAGGATTAGTAGAGCCAGTAATGCGTGACGCCCACATAGTAAGTGTGGATTTAAAATCTATACGAGCTTCAGATGTGGGTAACAGACAAGCATTTTCCCCAAATGGTTTTACAGGTAAAGAGATTTGTGCAATTACCCGCTATGCAGGTATAAGCAACAAAGTGAGTTCATTCGGGATCTTTGAATATAAACCAGAGACTAGGGATGAAGTAACTCCAATGTTGATAGCACAAATGTTATGGTATTTTATTGAAGGTGTCAATTGCAGGGTAGAGGATGATCACTTCAAAGATGAGAAGGATTTTCAGAAATACAATGTTATGGTAGAGGATGAAGAACTCATTTTTTACAAAAGCACCAATACGGGAAGATGGTGGATTGAAATTCCATTTTTACCCGAAATCAATAATAAATTGAAAAAACATACGTTATTACCTTGCATGCACGAGGACTATGTTGAGGCTAGCCACGGCAAAATCCCTGAGAGGTGGTATAAAGCCTATAAAAAGAGCATCTTTTAATAGTAAGATTTAACGGTAAAATAACCTACATTTCATCGATGAAATGCATTTTTTTAGGACGAAATGCAAAAAAATCATGAAAAAAATTGTTTTTTTAAAAATATATGGATATGTTTACCGCCTAAAATTTAACAACATAACATTTTAGACTAAATTTTTTAACCCTCGAGTTTCTATGAACATGAACAAGTTTGCTTTATTAACCGCTGTTTTAGCTCTATTATTCAGTTGTAGCTCTGGCGACAGAGGAGAACTGGTAGGAGTTAAAGGAAACAATTGGCATCCCGAAAAACCTTATGGTATGACATTAGTACCAGGAGGTGCTTTCATTATGGGAAAATCAGATGATGATTTAGCCGATGTGCAGAATGCCCCAACAAAAACCGTAACGGTAAGGGCGTTCTATATGGATGAGACGGAAATCACTAACAGTGAATACCGTCAATTCGTGTATTGGGTCCGAGATTCAATACTACGAACTAAACTGGCCATCTTAGCAGATGAAATTGGTATGACTCCAGATGATGGAGGTATTGGCGAATTCGCCTTTAAAGATGCCGATACTGCTAATTTGACAGTGTATGAAAAGTATATGATCGACAATTACAGTGGCCTTGGACCTACGGGCTACGAAGGGCGCAAGCTCAACAAAGATGTTGATCTTATATTTGATACTGCTGAATACCCAGATGAGTATTACGCTGAAGTTATGGATACAATGTATCTTCCTTTGGAAGAGTCTTATAACGGTCAGCGCACCTGGGATGTTAGCAAGTTTAAATTCCAATACACTTACATGGACATCAAAAAAGCTGCTAAGAATAGAGATCTTAGGAGAAAGGATGTAATTGTAAAGGATGAGGTAATGGTTTATCCAGACACCACGGCTTGGATTAGGGATTTCACCTACTCTTATAACGAGCCAATGCACAACGATTATTTCTGGCATGATGCCTATGGAAATTATCCTGTTGTTGGTGTGTCTTGGAAACAAGCCAATGCTTTTTGTAATTGGAGGACCCTTTATAAAAATGGTTACCAAAAAGCTAAAGGAAAACAATTCGTAAATACCTTTAGATTGCCATCCGAGGCTGAGTGGGAATATGCCGCTCGTGGTGGATTGCAGGGTGCAACTTACCCATGGGGTGGACCATATATTAAAAACGATAGAGGTTGTTTTATGGCTAACTTTAAGCCTTTGCGTGGTGATTACGCTGCTGACCAAGCCTTATATACGGTTGAGGCAGATGCTTATGAACCAAATGATTATGACCTTTACAATATGGCCGGTAATGTTTCAGAATGGGTTTATGGATCTTACGATCCAGGATCTTATGAATATTCGGCTTCCTTCAATCCAAGCGTAAATGATCCAGATAATGCACGTAAAGTTGTACGTGGTGGTTCTTGGAAAGATGTTGCCTATTTCTTACAAGTTAGTTCAAGAGATTATGAATATGCTGACTCTGCTAGAAGTTACATCGGTTTCAGAACTGTTCAGGATTACATGGGTACAGAAGTAACTAAAAACGCAAAAAATAAATAAAACCTTTATTAACCTACTCAATTTACTATTTAACTTAAACTAAAAACGAAAAATCATGGCACAATCTAGAGCAAGTAAAAAACTTATGAATATGGTTTACGGCCTTGGAGCAGCAATTGTTATCCTAGGGGCCTTATTTAAGATCATGCACTGGAATTTTGGTAACGAAATGCTTATCATTGGTCTTATCACAGAATCTATAGTATTCGTGGTATCCGCATTTGAACCTGTAGATGACGACTTAGACTGGTCTTTGGTATATCCAGAATTAGCTGGTGGTGAAAAGGCTCACGCTGAAAAACCAAAAGATGCTGAAGGTCTACTTTCTAAAAAATTAGATGAACTTCTTAAAGAGGCAAAAATTGACGCTGAATTAATGAATAGTCTAGGGTCTAGCATCCGTAATTTTGAAGGTGCTGCAAAAGGTATTAGCCCAACTGTAGATTCAATCCAAGCTACTAAGAAATATGGTGAGGAGATGTCTTTGGCTGCCTCACAAATGGAAGCTCTTAACAGCTTATATAAAGTTCAATTGGAAAGCGCTAACAGACAGGCCGTAATCAATGAAGAGGCTACTGAAAACGCTGCCAAATTGAAAGAACAAATGAAATCTTTAGCTTCAAATCTGTCATCACTTAATGGTGTTTATGGTGGTATGCTTTCTGCAATGAACCGTCCAAGTTAGTTTAGACGATAATTTATTAATTAACAACTAAAAAACTAATAAAAGATGGCAAGCGGAAAACTATCCCCAAGACAGAAAATGATCAACCTTATGTACTTGGTTTTCATCGCTATGCTGGCGTTGAACATGTCAAAGGAAGTACTTTCGGCGTTCGGTTTAATGAATGAACGTATCGAAGATTCCAATGAAAAAGCGGCAGTGCGTAATGATTCCTTTATGCAAGGGTTGGCTGAAAAAGTAAATGAGCAACCGGCTAAATACAAGCCTTTAAAAGCTCAAGCTGATCAAATAGACGTAATTTCAACTGAGTTCAATGCTTATTTAGAGCAAGTGAAAACAGATATGTTAACTACGGTTAAGGATCCTAGCGATTATGAGGTAATGGATAAAACCAATCACCTTGATGAAAAATGGTTCAATGGAGATAAATTTACTCCAGAAGGACAAAAATTCTTAGATGAGATTAATAAATACAAATCTGGAGTTTTAAATGTGTTAGGAGAATCAAACCAGGATATACAGGCGGATATAGTAGATAAATTTTCTACTGATCCTGTAAAGAACAGAGATAATATCACCATTCCATGGTTAGATTATCACTTCAAAGGATTCCCTATGGTGGCTTCTTTAACTAAAATTACCCAAATGCAAGCGGATGTTAAGACGATAGAATCTGAGGTTCTTTCTACTATGCTTGCTGGTAAACTTAAAATTGAAGCATCATTAACCAATTTCGACGCTATTGTTGTTCCTGATAAAACTGCGTTTTTCTCTGGTGAGGATTTTACTGGTAGAATTATTTTAGGAAGAAACGATAAAACCTTAACTGCAGATAAGGTAGTGATTAATGGAAAAGAGTTATCTGCCGATGCTATGCAAGCGGGACAGACAATTCTTAAATTCCCAGCAGGTTCTGTTGGTGAACAAAAAATTGAAGGTGAATTCCAGTTTAAAGAAGGTGATTCTATCATTTCAATTCCAGTTGCAAGTACTTATGCTGTAGTTCCTAAGCCTAATTCTGCTACAATTTCTGCAGATAAAATGAATGTTGTTTATCGTGGTGTTTCAAACCCAATGACTATTTCATTCGCAGGTATTCCGGACAATAAAATTTCTGCTAGTGCACCTGGTCTATCAAAAGGATCAGGCGTTGGTAAGTATGTTATGAATCCTGGTTCTGGTAGGGAAGTTACCATTAATGTAACTGGAACTTTACCTGATGGATCTAAAGTAAGTGATCGTGCACAGTTCAGAATTAAGGATATTCCAAAACCTTCTGGAACAATTGCAGGTCAAGTTGATAACACTTCTTTACCAAAGAACACTGTAGAAATTGCAACAATTGGTGCAGTATTGGAAGATTTCGATTTTGAATTACCTATTCAGGTTACAGCCTTCAAAATTAAAATCCCAGGACAACCAACTGTTTCAGTAAACGGAACAAAGCTTAACGATCAGGCAAAAAATGCCTTGAGGAAAGCTAGAAGAGGAGATGGTATTCAAATCTTTGATATTAAAGCACAAATTAAGGGTAACTCATCTTATAAGTTAAAAGGTGTATCCCCTGTATTTGTTGAATTGACCAATTAATAAATTGAATTGAACTAGACTTAAATTTTTTAAGTACAAAAAATTAGTCCCAAATATTTTATAATAAGATGAATTCAAGAAATTTTATACTAACAATTGTCAGCATGTTCGTTGTGTCAGGCTTATTTGCTCAAGCAAATATTCTGAATGCTACGGCGCCAGAAGAGATTGGTGTTAAGACAGAAGCACAATTGGCATTAGATAACGATAAGCCTTTAGAATATGGGTATGTTGATGATAGAGACATCTTATATTCTAAAATGATCTGGGAAAAGATTGTGTTAGACGAACGTGTTAATTTTCCCCTATACTACCCAGTAGATACCAATAACATTGGTAATAACAGAAGGTCTTTATTCGATGTTCTTTTAAAGGCTGTTCAATCTGGAGAAATTGAGAACGTTTATGACGACTCTTATTTTACTACCAAAAGAACCTTAAACGATCTTGGTGCAGCCATGTCTAGGGTTGATACTTTAGATATAGGATATGAGCAATACAATGCCGAAGGTTTTGTAGATCCTCAGTATATCATAAAAAGAGATATAACCTCTTATGATGTGAGCGCCTATTTAGTTAAAGGTCTGTGGTATTTTGACAAGCGTTTAGGTGAATTGAAATATAGACTGATAGGTATTGCACCTGCAGCACCAGACGTTAACTTTATAGATTCTGAAGATGAGGCTAACAAAATGCCTATTGCACTATTTTGGGTATTCTACCCAGAAGCTCGAGAAGTTCTACATAATGCAAAAGTGTTGAATAGTGGAAATAGCGCAGTGCCGTTATCTTTCGATCACTTGTTGAACTCTAGGCGATTCAATGGTATTATTTACCGTGAAGAAAACGTTTATGGTGATAGAGAAGTGAAAGAGTATATCTCAGATAATGCTCTGATGCAGTTACTAGAATCTGAAAGGATTAAAGATAAGATTCGAAATTTTGAAATGGACATGTGGTCCTATTAAGAAACTTGACATATTCATGAGAAGCGCCCGCAATTTGTGGGCGCTTCTCGTTTTCAATATTCGGATCCATTAAATTACTTTTGTAATATGCAAAAAGTAGATTTTATTATCGTCGGTTGTGGTTTAGCTGGCCTGGCATTTTGTGAGCAGCTTCGTAAGGCAAATAAGAGTTTTCATGTAGTTGATAATCAAAATAATAATGCATCCAGAGTAGCATCTGGACTATACAATCCCGTAGTTTTAAAGAGACTAAATTTTATCTGGAAAGGCAAAGAACAAATGGCTTTGATAGAAACTTTTTATAAAGAGTTAGAAGAATTTTTAGATATAACAATCGATGAAAAAATTAATATTTTGAGAATTCTTCATTCCAACGAAGAAAAAAATGATTGGTTAGTAGCCGCTGATGATTCAAATTTAAAAAACTATTTAACCATCCCTTTTATTCAAAATGATAATAGGTGTATTAAGGCTCCATTTGGATTCGGAAAAGTTGTAAATACAGGTAAAATTGATACTGAAACCTTGTTAGATGCTTATTTCAACTATTTAAAAAACAATAATTTAATTTCATTAGATAAATTTAATTATTCCGATTTGGAATTCCAACAAGATGGATACACCTATAGAGACTTATCGGCAAAAAACATATTGTTTGCTGAAGGCCATGGAGTTATACATAATCCTTTTTTCAAATTTGATATTGTAAATGGTACCAAGGGAGAATTATTGGTAATTAATGCGCCAAGATTAAAACTACATTCTATTATAAAATCTTCTGTGTTTATAATCCCTCTTGGGAACGATGACTATTTAGTCGGTTCAACTTACAATTGGGATGACAAAACTTGGCAACCAACTACTAAAGCAAAGGAAGAGATTGTTTCCAAATTGGACGAATTTTTAATGTGCGAGTATAAGATAATTGACCATTATGCTGGAATAAGACCTACTACTAAAGACCGAAGGCCTATTATTGGAGAGCATCCAGATAAACAGAATATGTATATTATTAATGGGCTTGGAACAAGAGGAGTTCTTATTGCACCTTATGTCGCCCAAACTTTGTTCGGTTCTATCTTTAACCGAATAAATCTCGATTATGAATTAAGTTATAATCGATTGATTAAAACTTAACTTTTGGATACCTCCTTATCGTAAGAGACGAACATATTGATCCAGATATTTCTGGAAAGTCTCATAATAATTGGGCCAAATACGATTAATGTCCCAACTATTGATATAAATGCAATTTTAAGGGAAGTCCCTAAAAATAGATAACTAATTACAAACGCTGCAACCGCAAAAGCAATACCTACCGCGTAACTTACATACATTGAACCATAAAAGAATGACGGTTCTAAGCGGTATTTTAAGTTGCAATTACTACATCGGTCCTTTATTTTCAAAACATCTGGCAAGACATATGGATTGGGGTTTTCATACATCGATTCTTCTTGGCATTTGGGACAGCGACCTGTTAGTATGCTATATAATTTGGTTCCTTTTTTAAGCATATTGATTTAATTGGAGCTTGGAAATAATAAAAGATTAAAATTATAACTTTGCGCTCCCAATTTTTGTAACAAAGGTAACATAATGCTAAACGTTCAAGACATAACAATTTCATTTTTAGGTGAGGATTTATTCAGTGGAATATCGTTCAAACTGAATGGTGGTGATAAAATAGGATTGATAGGAAAAAATGGAGCAGGAAAATCAACTCTTTTAAAAGTTATTTCAGGAGAGCTTGAACCTGACGGAGGACAGATTGCTGTTGAGAAGGACATTAAGGTTGGCTTTTTAAAGCAGGACATAGATTTTGAATTTGGCTTTACAGTTTTAGAAGAGGCGTATAAGGCCTTCTCTGAAATACGACATATGGAAAGGCAATTGGAAATGATAACTCATCAATTGGCTGAACGTACAGATTATGAGAGTGAAGATTATCACCAATTAATGGTAGATTTGAACGATATTCAGCATAGGTATGAGGTATTGGGAGGCTACCATTACCAAGGTGATACAGAAAAAGTGTTAATTGGTCTAGGTTTTAAACCTGAAGATTTCAATCAACCAACCGAAACCTTTTCTGGAGGATGGCGTATGCGAATTGAACTTGCGAAGATTTTGCTTCAGAATAATGACGTACTATTGTTGGATGAGCCAACAAACCACTTAGATATTGAGTCGATTATTTGGTTCGAGAATTTCCTTAAAACCTATCCGGGAGCTGTGGTAATGGTATCTCACGATAAGAGATTTCTAGATAATGTAACAAACCGTACTATTGAAATATCACTAGGTAGAATTTATGACGTCAAAAAATCATATTCAAAATTCTTGGCCTATAGAAGGGAAATTAGGGATCAGCAAATGGCCGCTCAAAAAAATCAGGAAAAACAGATTGAACAGACAGAAAAATTAATTGAGAAATTTAGGGCAAAGGCTTCGAAGGCATCAATGGCTCAGTCTCTAATTAAAAAATTGGATAAAATTGATCGCATTGAGGTAGATGAGGAAGACAATGCTGTAATGACATTAAAGTTTCCTGTTTCCATTATTCCAGGTAAAGTTGTTATTGAGGCTCATAATATTTCCAAGTCCTATGGTGATAACCATGTGTTGAGCCAGGTAGATCTTCATGTAAATAGAGATAGTAAAATTGCTTTTGTAGGTCAAAATGGTCAAGGAAAATCTACACTTGCCAAAATTATTGTTGGAGAGTTAAAGCACAAGGGGAATCTTAAACTTGGTCACAACGTTCAAATTGGTTATTTCGCCCAAAATCAAGCAGATTATCTAGATGGCAATAAAACAATTCTAGACACTATGATTGATGCTGCGAATGAAACCAATCGCACGAAGGTTCGTGATATTCTCGGAGCTTTTTTATTCAGGGGAGATGAGGTTGACAAGTATGTAAAGGTGCTATCCGGAGGTGAGCGCAACCGTTTAGCATTAGCAAAAATGCTTTTGCAGCCATTTAATGTTTTGGTTATGGACGAACCAACAAACCATTTAGACATTGCTTCTAAAAATGTATTGAAAAAAGCATTGGAGAAATTCCAAGGAACTTTAATACTCGTATCTCACGATAGGGACTTTCTTTCAGGTTTAACGGATTTAGTTTACGAATTCCGGAATAGAGAAATAAAGGAGTATCTCGGTAATATAGATGATTATTTAGCATCTCGTGATGTAGATAACCTAAGAGAAATTGAAAAGCGGGAGAAAGTAGAAGTAGGGAAAGCCAAAGCCGATAAAAATGACTATGAGCTTCAAAAAAAGCTTAAATCTTTAAACAATCGTTTAAGTAAAATAGAAAAGGAAATTCAAGATTTAGAAGCTGAGATTAAAAAGACTGACCAAGAACTTGAAATCAAATATGTAGAAATCACTTCTAAACCAAACTTTTTTGAGGGCTATCAGCAAAAGAAAAAGAAATTGGAGAATCTTATGAAGGATTGGGAGAATTTACAGCTACAGATGGAGGAACTGGGAGGCTAAATTTATATTTTTTTTAACGATGTTCCGAGCAGGGATGCGATACTTTTGACTTTATAACCATCCCACTACCTGTTGTATGCGCAAATTTGCTCTCTATATCATTGGTATTGTAATTATTGGAATTGCAATTGTTGTTGCCAACATCATAATTAAAAATAAAACCGTCCCTAAGCCGGAAATTCCTAAGGTTGTAAAATTAGCCTTTACAGAAATTGCAAGAAACGAGACTGTACCCATTTCAATTCCTTCGAATGGAAGTTTAATTGCTAAAAATCGATTAGAACTTTTTTCTGAAGTTCAAGGGGTTTTTATTTCCAGTGCCCACGACTTTAAATCAGGTCAGCATTATACAAAAGGACAGACACTGATACGTTTGGATGCTTCGGAATATTATGCTTCTGTGCAGTCTTCCAAAAGTGAATTGTACAATCTTATTACTTCCATTATGCCAGATCTAAGGCTAGATTTTCCTGAGGCATTTAGGACCTGGCAACGATATTTGAACGACTTTGACATGGAAAGTTCTGTAAAACCTCTCCCAGAAATGTCAGATGAAAAGGTTAAATTTTTTATTTCAGGACGTGGAATTGTAACATCCTATTATCGAGTTAAAAATTTAGAGCAAAGGCTTTCAAAATATACAATTACTGCTCCATTTTCTGGAATTTTAACAGAGGCATTGGTTACTAAGGGAACTTTAGTAAGGCCAGGACAAAAATTGGGTGAATTTATCGACGATTCGGTATATGAGGTTGAACTAGCAATCGGGAAATCCTTTGGTGATTTATTGAAATTAGGGGAATCGGTTGAATTGCGAACCTTGGAAGGTGAGGAAGTATATAACGGAACAGTGACCCGAATTAATGGTAAAATTGACCAAGCGACCCAAACAGTGAAGGTTTTTGTGGAGGTTAAGGGCGAAGATCTAAAAGAAGGTCAATATTTGGAGGCGCAGTTAAATGCGAAGAATGAGCCAGATGCTATGAAAATTTCTCGTAAACTATTGGTAAACGATTCTGAAATTTTTATAGTTAGAGATACAATTTTAGATAAAATAACTGTTAATCCTGTTTATTTCTCAGCCAATAATGTGGTTGTTAAAGGAATACCAGACGGAACGGAAATTTTAACTTCTCCTATACCTGGAGCATATCCAGGGATGCTTGTTAAAGCGAATAGGAGTGAAGCAGAAACTGAACAAGACTCTTCTCAGTTAGCTAATTAGTATGCGACAGATAATAGCTTATTTTATAAAATACAGTGTTGCGGTCAACATCGTAATTATTGCCTTTTTGTTATTTGGGATTTTTGGTCTCCTACAGTTAAAATCTTCATTTTTTCCTTTGAATGAATCGGAGATTATAACCATAAATATTGCCTATCCAGGTGCAGCACCTCAGGAAATAGAAGAGGGAATTGTACTGAAAATAGAAGATAATCTAAAAGGATTGATTGGGGTTGAACGGGTAACTTCTGTTTCGCGAGAAAATGGTGGTAACGTTACCGTTGAGATTGAAAAAGATGAGGATATTGACGATATGCTCTCTGAAGTAAAAAATGCCGTAGATAGAGTCCCAAATTTTCCAGGGGGTATGGAGCCAGTGGTGGTGGCTAAACAAGAAAGAGTAAGGGAGACCATAAAATTTGCAATAAGTGGGAAGGGAATTGATTTAGTTACTCTTAAACAAATTGCAAGACAAATTGAAGGGGATTTACGTGCGATGGAGGGTATATCCCAAATTGAAATTACTGGTTATCCTGATGAGGAAATAGAAATCGCTGTAAGGGAAAATGATTTACTGGCATACGGTCTTACTTTTTCAGAGGTAGCCCAAGCCGTTTCTAGAGCAAATATTTTATCTACGGGTGGAAATATAAAAACTGAAGCTGAGGATTACCTTATCCGTGCAAGTAGTCGCTCATATTATGGGGATGAATTAACGCATTTGCCAGTACGTGCCATGGAAGATGGAACAATCGTTACATTAGAAGACGTGGCAAGTGTACGTGACCGGTTTTCAGAAAACCCTAATGCATCCTATTTTAATGGAAACATAGCAGTAAATGTAAACATTACTAATAC belongs to Aegicerativicinus sediminis and includes:
- a CDS encoding efflux RND transporter periplasmic adaptor subunit, with product MRKFALYIIGIVIIGIAIVVANIIIKNKTVPKPEIPKVVKLAFTEIARNETVPISIPSNGSLIAKNRLELFSEVQGVFISSAHDFKSGQHYTKGQTLIRLDASEYYASVQSSKSELYNLITSIMPDLRLDFPEAFRTWQRYLNDFDMESSVKPLPEMSDEKVKFFISGRGIVTSYYRVKNLEQRLSKYTITAPFSGILTEALVTKGTLVRPGQKLGEFIDDSVYEVELAIGKSFGDLLKLGESVELRTLEGEEVYNGTVTRINGKIDQATQTVKVFVEVKGEDLKEGQYLEAQLNAKNEPDAMKISRKLLVNDSEIFIVRDTILDKITVNPVYFSANNVVVKGIPDGTEILTSPIPGAYPGMLVKANRSEAETEQDSSQLAN
- the porM gene encoding type IX secretion system motor protein PorM/GldM, whose protein sequence is MASGKLSPRQKMINLMYLVFIAMLALNMSKEVLSAFGLMNERIEDSNEKAAVRNDSFMQGLAEKVNEQPAKYKPLKAQADQIDVISTEFNAYLEQVKTDMLTTVKDPSDYEVMDKTNHLDEKWFNGDKFTPEGQKFLDEINKYKSGVLNVLGESNQDIQADIVDKFSTDPVKNRDNITIPWLDYHFKGFPMVASLTKITQMQADVKTIESEVLSTMLAGKLKIEASLTNFDAIVVPDKTAFFSGEDFTGRIILGRNDKTLTADKVVINGKELSADAMQAGQTILKFPAGSVGEQKIEGEFQFKEGDSIISIPVASTYAVVPKPNSATISADKMNVVYRGVSNPMTISFAGIPDNKISASAPGLSKGSGVGKYVMNPGSGREVTINVTGTLPDGSKVSDRAQFRIKDIPKPSGTIAGQVDNTSLPKNTVEIATIGAVLEDFDFELPIQVTAFKIKIPGQPTVSVNGTKLNDQAKNALRKARRGDGIQIFDIKAQIKGNSSYKLKGVSPVFVELTN
- the porL gene encoding type IX secretion system motor protein PorL/GldL, giving the protein MAQSRASKKLMNMVYGLGAAIVILGALFKIMHWNFGNEMLIIGLITESIVFVVSAFEPVDDDLDWSLVYPELAGGEKAHAEKPKDAEGLLSKKLDELLKEAKIDAELMNSLGSSIRNFEGAAKGISPTVDSIQATKKYGEEMSLAASQMEALNSLYKVQLESANRQAVINEEATENAAKLKEQMKSLASNLSSLNGVYGGMLSAMNRPS
- a CDS encoding ABC-F family ATP-binding cassette domain-containing protein; protein product: MLNVQDITISFLGEDLFSGISFKLNGGDKIGLIGKNGAGKSTLLKVISGELEPDGGQIAVEKDIKVGFLKQDIDFEFGFTVLEEAYKAFSEIRHMERQLEMITHQLAERTDYESEDYHQLMVDLNDIQHRYEVLGGYHYQGDTEKVLIGLGFKPEDFNQPTETFSGGWRMRIELAKILLQNNDVLLLDEPTNHLDIESIIWFENFLKTYPGAVVMVSHDKRFLDNVTNRTIEISLGRIYDVKKSYSKFLAYRREIRDQQMAAQKNQEKQIEQTEKLIEKFRAKASKASMAQSLIKKLDKIDRIEVDEEDNAVMTLKFPVSIIPGKVVIEAHNISKSYGDNHVLSQVDLHVNRDSKIAFVGQNGQGKSTLAKIIVGELKHKGNLKLGHNVQIGYFAQNQADYLDGNKTILDTMIDAANETNRTKVRDILGAFLFRGDEVDKYVKVLSGGERNRLALAKMLLQPFNVLVMDEPTNHLDIASKNVLKKALEKFQGTLILVSHDRDFLSGLTDLVYEFRNREIKEYLGNIDDYLASRDVDNLREIEKREKVEVGKAKADKNDYELQKKLKSLNNRLSKIEKEIQDLEAEIKKTDQELEIKYVEITSKPNFFEGYQQKKKKLENLMKDWENLQLQMEELGG
- a CDS encoding formimidoylglutamase, with the protein product MTFNFLSPVSDEVLAHKELLSEQALGNYIHIHSKQEGIPELNEIKLAIIGVSESRNDVNYLGEAPKFTNVRKALYSLFPGNWHLKIADLGDLNQGDTVEDTYFALKTIIGVLLERKVIPIIIGGSQDLTYAVYRAYDSYHPMVNIVNVDCNFDLGDSEQPIKNNKYVGKIIVEQPYNLFNYSTVGYQTYFNSQEEIDLMEKLYFEAYRLGEINNQIGLVEPVMRDAHIVSVDLKSIRASDVGNRQAFSPNGFTGKEICAITRYAGISNKVSSFGIFEYKPETRDEVTPMLIAQMLWYFIEGVNCRVEDDHFKDEKDFQKYNVMVEDEELIFYKSTNTGRWWIEIPFLPEINNKLKKHTLLPCMHEDYVEASHGKIPERWYKAYKKSIF
- a CDS encoding DUF983 domain-containing protein; protein product: MLKKGTKLYSILTGRCPKCQEESMYENPNPYVLPDVLKIKDRCSNCNLKYRLEPSFFYGSMYVSYAVGIAFAVAAFVISYLFLGTSLKIAFISIVGTLIVFGPIIMRLSRNIWINMFVSYDKEVSKS
- the porK gene encoding type IX secretion system lipoprotein PorK/GldK; the protein is MNKFALLTAVLALLFSCSSGDRGELVGVKGNNWHPEKPYGMTLVPGGAFIMGKSDDDLADVQNAPTKTVTVRAFYMDETEITNSEYRQFVYWVRDSILRTKLAILADEIGMTPDDGGIGEFAFKDADTANLTVYEKYMIDNYSGLGPTGYEGRKLNKDVDLIFDTAEYPDEYYAEVMDTMYLPLEESYNGQRTWDVSKFKFQYTYMDIKKAAKNRDLRRKDVIVKDEVMVYPDTTAWIRDFTYSYNEPMHNDYFWHDAYGNYPVVGVSWKQANAFCNWRTLYKNGYQKAKGKQFVNTFRLPSEAEWEYAARGGLQGATYPWGGPYIKNDRGCFMANFKPLRGDYAADQALYTVEADAYEPNDYDLYNMAGNVSEWVYGSYDPGSYEYSASFNPSVNDPDNARKVVRGGSWKDVAYFLQVSSRDYEYADSARSYIGFRTVQDYMGTEVTKNAKNK
- the porN gene encoding type IX secretion system ring subunit PorN/GldN — translated: MNSRNFILTIVSMFVVSGLFAQANILNATAPEEIGVKTEAQLALDNDKPLEYGYVDDRDILYSKMIWEKIVLDERVNFPLYYPVDTNNIGNNRRSLFDVLLKAVQSGEIENVYDDSYFTTKRTLNDLGAAMSRVDTLDIGYEQYNAEGFVDPQYIIKRDITSYDVSAYLVKGLWYFDKRLGELKYRLIGIAPAAPDVNFIDSEDEANKMPIALFWVFYPEAREVLHNAKVLNSGNSAVPLSFDHLLNSRRFNGIIYREENVYGDREVKEYISDNALMQLLESERIKDKIRNFEMDMWSY
- a CDS encoding NAD(P)/FAD-dependent oxidoreductase, which codes for MQKVDFIIVGCGLAGLAFCEQLRKANKSFHVVDNQNNNASRVASGLYNPVVLKRLNFIWKGKEQMALIETFYKELEEFLDITIDEKINILRILHSNEEKNDWLVAADDSNLKNYLTIPFIQNDNRCIKAPFGFGKVVNTGKIDTETLLDAYFNYLKNNNLISLDKFNYSDLEFQQDGYTYRDLSAKNILFAEGHGVIHNPFFKFDIVNGTKGELLVINAPRLKLHSIIKSSVFIIPLGNDDYLVGSTYNWDDKTWQPTTKAKEEIVSKLDEFLMCEYKIIDHYAGIRPTTKDRRPIIGEHPDKQNMYIINGLGTRGVLIAPYVAQTLFGSIFNRINLDYELSYNRLIKT